From one Caldithrix abyssi DSM 13497 genomic stretch:
- a CDS encoding M48 family metallopeptidase codes for MDFQYSVKYSDRKTITITVERDRRVVVKAPRGTPEEKIAAIVESNKLWIYEKLKSAQKYSSKIEYKEFVSGETVLYLGKRYRLEIVNNAEESIRFAGKFIVAAVSAERASEVFKEWYKKQAQKIIPERVQRYASNLGVTYNEVLISDLKYRWGSCTPKNNLNFNWRLIKAPMFVIDYVVVHELAHLLESNHTSRFWTIVETQVPNLKKAQKWLNEYGIVLERSF; via the coding sequence ATGGACTTTCAGTACTCCGTAAAATATTCTGATCGTAAAACCATCACCATTACGGTAGAGCGGGATCGCAGGGTGGTGGTCAAAGCGCCGCGCGGCACGCCGGAGGAGAAAATCGCGGCCATTGTGGAAAGCAACAAATTGTGGATTTACGAAAAGTTAAAGAGCGCGCAAAAGTATTCTTCCAAAATCGAGTACAAAGAGTTTGTCTCAGGAGAAACGGTGCTGTATCTGGGCAAAAGGTATCGATTGGAAATCGTCAACAACGCTGAGGAGTCGATCCGCTTTGCTGGTAAATTTATTGTCGCCGCGGTTTCCGCCGAGCGAGCCAGCGAGGTTTTTAAGGAGTGGTACAAAAAACAGGCGCAAAAGATCATCCCCGAGCGGGTGCAGCGGTATGCCAGCAATTTAGGCGTTACATACAATGAGGTGCTGATTTCGGATTTAAAATACCGCTGGGGTTCCTGTACGCCGAAAAATAATCTAAACTTCAACTGGAGGTTGATTAAAGCGCCAATGTTTGTGATCGATTACGTGGTGGTGCATGAGTTGGCGCATCTTCTGGAGAGCAATCATACGTCCAGGTTCTGGACGATTGTTGAAACACAAGTTCCAAATCTAAAAAAAGCCCAAAAATGGTTAAATGAATATGGAATTGTGTTGGAGCGTTCTTTTTAA